One window of Perca flavescens isolate YP-PL-M2 chromosome 6, PFLA_1.0, whole genome shotgun sequence genomic DNA carries:
- the dctn3 gene encoding dynactin subunit 3, translated as MDNILEVDNLEMRLRELESRIYGERRNKSGKPVKCAESLARIQAGLTNTANKRERVKILHKKIEDLLKYLDPQFTDHISVPDAMKLEFILAEEDFLLSQAALLEQVSNTQPLLDSTYIRDVPEHATKLQRLSQIHIKEQDQTEAQSLEVKNLFEEYNKMMFLLSKQFTQWDETLRKLEEAKGIRPVE; from the exons ATGGATAACATTTTGGAGGTGGATAACCTAGAAATGCGTCTTCGGGAGCTGGAGAGTCGTATATACGGGGAGAGAAGAAACAAAAGTGGAAAACCCGTCAAG TGCGCTGAGTCTTTGGCCAGGATTCAGGCTGGTCTGACCAATACGGCCAACAAGAGAGAACGAGTGAAGATCCTGCACAAGAAGA TTGAGGACCTGCTGAAGTACCTGGACCCCCAGTTCACAGACCACATCTCTGTACCTGATGCCATGAAGCTGGAGTTCATTCTTGCTG AGGAGGACTTCCTGCTTTCCCAGGCTGCTTTGCTGGAGCAGGTCAGCAACACACAGCCGCTGCTGGACAGCACCTACATCCGAG ATGTACCGGAACACGCCACCAAGCTGCAGCGCCTGTCACAGATTCACATCAAAGAGCAG GACCAAACTGAGGCTCAGTCCCTGGAAGTGAAGAACCTTTTTGAGGAATACAACAAAATG ATGTTCCTGCTGTCCAAGCAGTTCACCCAGTGGGATGAGACCCTGAGGAAGCTGGAGGAGGCCAAGGGCATTCGGCCCGTGGAGTAG